CGCAAAGAAAGACGTTTGACCTTGGGAATTAAACACTCTAAATTGCTAAATCCTAAAAGAACAAAAGGATTATCCTTAAAAGTTAGAAACCTAGAATTGTAAAATCTAAAATGCCAAAGGATTGACCCTTAAGGATTAGAGAGCTTGAGTTGTCAAATCCAAAATGTGAAAGGATTAATATTAAAGCAATAAAAATACAATACAGATGTCAATGAGAATGAAGGTGAAAATATATATTGGGGTTGCATTCAATAGAGAAGATATTGGAGTATTACTCTATCCCATTGTCACCAAAAGTCATGGATCCTTTAATTGAGAAGAAAATCTTTTTCTTATTCTAGAAATGTTTGCTTAAGCATATTAAAAGAAGCCATCTTCCTATATTGATAAATACATAGACTAGGCCATTACTCAGACTCAAAGGCTACCCCAATCTCACCAAAAATGAGCAAACACTCTTTCACTTGCTAATATGTTTCAATCATACCATATGATGACTGATTATCGTGAACAAGAATTTGAAAAAACTTATGactttaataaaataataaaaaatccaTTAAATTTATTGTAGTTAAGAGAACAAACTTTGTATTTATGGCATCAATGATGCCTACTTATTTCTACGTGGGGGATGATGGGGTGTCAGTTTAATGTCATTCTTTTCTTGAATTCACTTTCACATGGAACATAGGTTAATCAATTACCTAATAATTTCCCTAGTTTAATAATTGCTCAATGGAGATTGACTATCTCTTTTAAGGAATTTTCCCAACCTCAATGGTTTCTTTGAAAATGACCATCCTTCTCATGAGAACATACTGACCTAATATTAGGAAGTGATCTTAGTCTTCTTCcctccccccccctccccctccccttttttttttctttcttgtgcCTCTATATCCTATTAGTTTCATTAATAGTTTTCAGTAGGGGTTGGTTCATGCATGACCTATGCTTGACATAGGTTTCCATAATTATGAAAAAGTTGAATTTTAATAGTTGATTTATGCTAAAAGCGGGGAACTTTATGTATTAAGTCATTTCTTAGATTTTACTAGGAtgaaacatagttgagagttagTTGCAAAACTTTTAGTAATGAGGAAGATCAAGTTGGAATACTCACACAATTCCATGCACTCTAATGCTTAAATATGATGATGATTTGGGTTGAACCTCTCATTCGTCTGACTGGCTGCCTACATATCCCATGTGAGATCAAGTCCTTAAGTTGTTTATTGCTGATTTAATTGAGGATCAAATGATTGATTCAAATAGAGAAAACTTTGTCCTTGGTTGTAACAGGGGTGTTGATTAAGTGTATCAAAGGAAGGATATCTTAGGATTGAAAAATATTTGGTTGGGTTTATCATAAATCTAAGGATCACTCGTATTGTTTTTTTCTTCAACatctcttattttttttatcctttacattttttttttttataattttgctATCTCTTTCACCTCATATTGTGTCTTTCTTGTTGTCTTTCTCTTCTTTGTTTAAATAGATTGCCCGATACTAGGGATTAACATATTTAATACTTTGCGAAAATGGCGATCCTCCAATTTGGTTTGCAAGAAAAAACAATTTGGGCTCAAGAAGGGTTGACTAtggataatttttattttttcatgtgGTGGAAAGAAGACCAATTGTCAATTAATCCTTATCCTTAGTTAAAGATTAAAATCTCAAAGTTCATGTAATAATAAGACATTGGCTTAGGACTAAAAATGTAATGATTATTGCACAAGCTAAAAATGGGGCATCAACAGATATCATTCTTTTATTAGGATAAAAGATAAACAATTTACAAAGATGGTCATCCCTAATCAATTTTAACCTTAGTACATGAAATTCTTGATATATTTAGATTTGAATTCAAAAGAGAAGAGGGTTAATACATGAAATTTTTTTGTTACATCTGAGTTCATGTGCTAAAAAAATTGTTCCCTATTCATAACAACCAAAATTCACAACTCTACTTGAGCAAACTTTCCTTACCATATAGGAGCCTTATAGCTTGAAGAAAAGTGTCCATCTGGATCTTCTTCATGACGAAGTCTCTTCCTTCTAAAGTTCAAGGACAAACCCACTTATTGTCGGCCTTTGTTATCTACTAGGACAGTTGGCCATAATGATAGCTTGCATTCTCTTTTGATCAATGAGATTCATATGGTTTAGACGTCTTTGTACCCATTTTTCTTCTGTGAGCTTTGCTTCCATTAAAATTCTCAAGGATGAGATTTCAACTTATGCAATTGGACTGAATCCATGTACACCAAGGTGTACAAAGTGGTCCTTAAGGGTTCAAACTAATCTATAGTAGACATGGAATGCAAAAGGTAAGCATATTAGGTCAATCTTTGCACATGAGTCATTTTCTCTAAAATCTTCTTGACATTTTGATTAGCAGTCTCGATTACTTCATTCATTTTGGGGCAATTAGTGGAAGAGTTTTGGTGTCAAATAGCAATTCACACAATTTCATCATCATTTTGTTATTCAAATTGATTACATGACCTAAGATGATCAATTATCACTAGGCTTGCAAGAGCAGGTCAAGTAATCAATAGCaacatttagaaaaaaaaaaattagcaagcATGTCAACAAATTAGAATGGATCTTTGATAAACACATTTCTTCATTTGTTTGACCAAATCTTGTTGATTGgaatttaatagccctaaatcaTTCGATATTCAAGAGACGAGTTCTCATCTTTCCTAGGGAtataggaaagaagacattatCTAGTCATGTCTTCCTAGTATCTCAACCCTGACCAAAATTAGGATTTTGGAATCAAGagttgaaaaataagaaaaattaagcaataaagtaaacaaacaaagTGTTGCACATATATTCCAAGGAATTCACAACTTAAACTCACAAATTGGCACGAAGGCATGACAATTATTTTACAATTTTCAAGAATTTCATAATGATTTATTTTGGAAGTTTTAATGCATTATTCACAATTCCCTAATATTACctaatcattttttttcaaaacatttacaaccataattttcttgaattttactAAACATAACATTTTTCTTGAATTATTTGGAATTTTCTTAGCACTTTTTATTCTACagatttcaataaataaataaataaataaaatatatttttagtcaAAATAGGTTAAACCCAACTTGGTTATAGGAAGAAAGGTGGTTAGGAATCCAATTGGACATAGATATACATGGAATGGCAAGGTGCCACAACTAAAACGCAAGGGGGCTAATCTGGGTGTGATGTGTGTCTTAAGATACAAGTTATGTGATGGAAGAATGAGAGTAGAATCACTTCTTTATCCTTATTCTTCCTTTATGTGCTTGAGTTGCCAAGAGAGGGGGGTGACAGTGACCATAACCATGGAAAGCCTATGTTGAACCACCTATCCCTGCTATATGCCCTCGTTGGCTATGTCGGAGCTCATCAATGCTCCAAAAATTATTTCTTATGAAAttttcaactctctctctctctctctctctctctctctctctctctctcattcttatCTACTCTCATCCCtgtcgttctcctctctctctaaaaactccTTTTCCTTCTGCTCTTGCCTTTTTGGTTGTGGGAAGCGCAACCATCATGGTGTGGCCATGGTTTCTACTATAATTTTCTTCttacacctctctctctctctctctctctctctctctctctctctcccccacccttatatatatatatatatatatatatctttatctcttcattttctcaatttttgtcTATAGGAACTCACTCTCTTTACATAAAGGTGGCAATATGCTTTATATCTCAACACATCTAATAGTAAAAATAGAACAATATGCATACTCTCCATGGGAAAATGTAAAAGCTAGCTAGATGTATGTGTTTAGGACGACATAGCATTATGTACACTTTCTATATGAAATCAAGAAATTATAGGAAGTCACATacacaagaaatacaaaaataagaGTATGGCATACACTTTACACCATGGAATCCTTCAAACACAACAACCTATACACTACCATGCTTTGTCTTTGAATAAGCTAACATGAAAGCATACTCTAAGAGCATATACAAACATGGTTTTTGAAGACTATACTCACTTGTTCATCAAGACCACATAAATATGACAAGTATTCAAGCATAAAAGCTCAAAGAAGCATGGTCTTCGGTTGAGAATCTTACCTTGACAAGCTATAGTGTGGGGAGGGGGATAAAACCTGGGGTGGAGGGGGGAAGCAAGAGAATGGTTGGGGGTGAGGAGGGTCTCCAATCTCCTTCAAAGAAAATGAGCAAAACATATTCGTAAGGAAAAAGAGGAGAGACCTTAGGGTTCGGGCTCAGGTGGCTTGTTTTAGTTGCCAAAATATTTGATGGCTATTTGAAAAAACAAGTAGAACAACCAAACCATTGTTTTCCAACTAACCAATTTATTTTAGAAACGGAGTCtccactttatttttattttgaaaagataaaataaaggaaaaccttttGAAAAGAGACTTAGGTCTGCAAGTTGGGACCAAGAATAGGaaggaatttttatttttgaaaaaaagggAAGTTAGAGTAGGAATGATTCACTTCCACATAATCCAATAATGGCATGCAAAAAAATGCCTtcttttatattaatttttattgggTTAGTTAGGATATTTATGGAGGGGCAGAGTAGGTTGTGAAGGATTCTAGGGTAGGATAATGTGTGTGTGCAAGTGCATGGAGGGAAGAGTATGTGGGCCTATGCGGCCCAATGGGCAAGCTCCAACAAGGTAGATTGTTTTGTTTTTCATTTAAACACAAGGGTAGTTGGGATTTAGGGATCTTTTTTCACATGTATGTGAGTGTAGTGAGGTTGGTGTATcgagcaagcctcaagaatagaATTAGTAGAAATGGAAACAATTTACCCAATTTCAATACCTCCTTGTGGAAGAGTGAGTCACGCGTGACCCAATGACAATTGCCAATAAAGAAAagtgacttttttttttcatcaaaagcAATAGCCTTGGGTCTTCCTGAATCTATATAAGAATTTGTCTTTAAGAGATGTTCAATGTGATGAAGTGCATAAACTTCCTTTGTAGAGCTGGACTCCTCTAGGGTGTTATCTTTTCATTTCTCTTTCTAAGATGGCCTTTGAGTATTGCAATaattttcttcctcttcctctctctTCCTTACTAAATTTCCCTCCAATCATGTTCAACTTCCTCTACATTACAATATTTGTTTTGCTTTCTTCAACAACCCTAGGAAAGTCTTCGACAATTTCTTTACAAAGTTGAATGTGGAAGAAATTAGCCTGTACATTAGCGTGGCTACTACCAACCATTGCTCCAAGTTGGGAACTTCCAGCACCTCAACGTTGAagcttttgaatttttctttctcCAAGTTTCTAAATAATTTCCATAAGACTAAGAGATGTCTTCCTTACACAACAACTACTTATAAAATGCCTCATAAACTAAGTGCAAAATTCTTTAACCCTATGTTTAGAGAGGTCTTGGATTTagagttgtattggatttgggtAAGTtgcaatacaaaattgtattgaaatttgtccaaatacatctaaatctaaatccaaggtatgaaatctatgctcccaaacgCAGAGTAAAGGTTTTGAACAAATCCTTGTTTCAAGCTTGAGTACTATAACTGGGTAAATTTCTTGAGGATTGCTGCAAATGCTTAACATGTAATTGCATTTGAAGCCCTATGCAACACCATTAGAGCCCAAAAGTTTTCAAGTGGTCTATAGGATCCACAACACCATCATGTGATTCTATTATCGAGATTCTGAACCTCGTAGACAACATTTGATCCATTATCTCCAAGGGAAGTTATATACTTTCCATTTTACACTTCAACTCtgcaatagttttttttttaaccttCTCCCATGATTTTTCAACTAGATTCCCTAATCTCCACTCTCCTTGCCTCTTGTATGGATTGGCTATCTAACCATTATCCTTCTTGATGATGAAAAAGGGACGAACTTCCTTGGCAACACCTTTCCTTTGTGGCTATAATTTTGCATTCTTCAACCACTTTTATCCTAATTTAGAGTGTTACATGCTAGTGACATTTCTACATTCttttccaataattttacctgATCATATGTGGTATACAATTGTTGTTGTATTAGAAGGACATGTCCTGAAGGTATTCGAGACGTATATGCCTACTAGGGAGCTCTTCTAGACAAAAGAACGCTGAAACGTGTTCTCGTTTCTCCTAGAACAAATTCCCTTTGTTATTTTAGCAAGATCATACACAAATCATGGTTAATTATCCTACATTCCTACACAACGCAAAAGTGTAAAAGTTCTTTTTTTTTGGTTAGAAACCTCAGGTTCAAGCATGGGCCTTATTGCATAAAAACTTCCTATAAGCATAGAAAACAAGATGACCAGAGTTGGGCTATTGAGAAACCTATCAATGATTAGATCAACAAAAATTTCTGGGAAAAAGGTCCCTCCAAGAGAAAATAGTTAAGTTCAACCTACTTAGCTTTTTCTTTTCACCTTCTTTCCATATGAGACTTCCCTATAACTAAGAGATTTTAACCATCTCTCCCGCTTCTTGTAGTGTTGTATTTATATCAATGCGGGGCAATTTAGTGATTACTTTAGGAGTGATTACTTTAGTGAGTCCCCACTACTTATGGTGTTGTATTTATATCAATGTGGGGTTGTTTAGTGATTACTTTAGTGGGTCCCCTAGAATCTCCAAGGACCTATTCCCAATAAAGTTTTCATACTTGCACCAACTCAAAAAATGAGATGCATCTACCTATGTGTCTGCTAGCACCCTAGTGGCCGCTAGCACCCTAGTAGTccattttgaaaatttaatcATGCAACTATATGttcaacatttttatttttctaatctaCACACAATGAATATAGTTCGGCCATTATTTTGTGACCCAATCTTGAGATTGGCATATTATTGCACTCTAGCACTTTGGTTTTAGCACTTTCAAATGTCATCACACATCCATGTAATAATGCCTCCTTTTGATCATCCGGCACTCGTAAAAAACATGTCAAATGATACTTTAGGCAAGTTAAAGAATAAGAATAATACTCGAGTAAAATTTCAAGTTTAATCgagctttttaattttattatttattattatttatgttgtatatatatattttatatatatatatgcatttaattttaatttataattgagTAGAACTTAATCAAGTCAAGCACAAGTTTTATAAACTTATAGCCAAGTCAAGTTTGAGTTTCATAGTTATGAAATTAATCAAGTTTGAATCAAATTTCAAGCTTAACACTTTGGAATAAGTCGAATTCAAGTATTTTATTGCGTCGACTTGACTCAACTCATATACACCCCTATCTTTATAGAGTGAGGGCatcaaattactaataaataaataaataagaggggTTTGAAACCATGAAAAAGATCTACACAACCGTCCTATAGGCACCATCAATCTAAAATCAGAAATAAACCCTGcctgaatgaaatgcttcaaccatGTTTGAATGTGTGaatttgataaataaataaataaataaaaactaaatataattttttactaTGTTTAacctaaaatttaaataaatccaaaattcaaaatccaTGTACCTAATCCCAGTGTTGATATTTAGGCTAGACCTTTCAGCAAGACCAGTAAACCAGACGCACAAAAGAGGCTAATAATGCTTCCAAACCTGCCAAAAGTATGTCCTACGAAGTACAAAACAAACAATCATCGCACGCAAGGCCACACAAATCCATGTCATGTGGGTAGAGTGAGATTATATATTTAAGAGAAGGATATGTGTCAACAAGGGCCTGTACATGCCAAATGTAACAACTATCAGACGAAGAGATAATGAAACCGAGCAATTCCTCTGTTAGTGGAAATAATCACCTATTTTTGCTCTCAAAATGAATGGCGAGTTCCTCTCCTGAACTTTCTATGGAAAGGCCTGCATGCTTCAATGCTGAGATCAACAGCTGCAGCAAGTGCCATGAAGATTGCAGCATCCTCCACGCAAGTTACATGTCGCATGGCCAATTGCACAAGTGGCTTGCTGCTCTTCCCTTCCCCTTGCACCCTACAGCTCATAACAAACCCCACCCCAACTGGGCTTAATGCTGAGAAGTCTCCACTGCTTTGAGGGCTCGGTATAGGAGTGGCTGCTGCTCGAATTTGTCTTTCAGTGTCTATGAAAAACTCCCCACCCTTCTCCGCATTAATAAATATCTCGGACATGAGAAGCTCTCCTCCCTCCCGTTCCTCAGACAGAAGGTTAAAGCGGCAGCAAACAGTGTCTTTACCACCACGCTCACGCCATGCCTCGAGCTTTCCCCATGGCTGCCAACTCTCAGGCCTGCAAGCATCAGGACGAACAATCAACCAAGCTCCTGGGTTGGACCTGGCAACCCAGTCACAACCTGTTGATGCCACAAATGGGGTCGTTATGAAGGCTGCTGCAACAGCTGAGCCGGAGAGGTCATGTATCTTCACCTTCCATCCtttcctctctcttctctctgtCTCTTGGTCAGAACTATCTGTAGAAGTTGACCAATATGTGCTCAGTGGGTCCACCTGGGAAACCCTGTCAATTTATAACGGAGAATTACAAGGACACTAATTAATGAAAGGGTTGCAGCATGCTCTATTAGATCCTGGCACAAATTTTTAGACAAGAAAACTAATTATGAAACTTTTGACACCTTAAGAATCTATGGCAAGGAAAAGGACAGCTCAAAGCCAAGAAACTGGGGAGAAAAAGTTAAACTAGAAATTCAATGAGAAAAACATTTGACTGGCTGTTCTAAGATTAATATACTCTTTATGACTACTCATCAtcaatttatatttcatttcttttcttttttccttttttttttttttttctggtggCCATGCTAAAGATTTCTGTGTTGCTTTTTGCCCTCAAGTCTATGCACACGCGGGATCAACAAAAGCTGCCTAACTGGCTCTTAATGTAATCAAAATCTATGCCAACAGAGAGACGTATACCAACAGATATACACACCAATCTCTACTTCCTTTTTGTTACTTAGTGAAGCTATCCTAAAATACTAAAGTCACTCATGGTTTGTGAAATAGAAGGGAATAGAATGGaaccaaataaaaaattgaatcaaCTTGCAAACATGAAGATacaaatttgattccattccattccattccttCATACCAAAGTAATGCAGAGGGCATCATATTATCTATATCACCTGTCCCGACTAAACTTGCAACTGAAAATCGGCTGCTTAATGGTGCCTTGAAGTTGAACTATTTGAGGACTGAGTGTGGTGACATCTTCAAACTGGAAAATATATCTTGGGTCAGGATCAAGTTTTACTCTCAAATGAAGCTCTGCTCCTGGCTTTCCGCTGTCCTGCCTGTTCTTTCCAATGCCTATCCACCCATTAAAAAGGATAATTGGCTTTCCTTCACCCCATTCAGGACCTACCTCTAACTTAAATATCCCTATCTGCTGTCTTTTGATGCCGACACCACAATGAGACCCTTTCCTCCCTGTGAAAACAGAAATCTCCAGACATGCATGAGAAGCATAGAAACATCCAGGTGCCAGCAATGCTTTCAGATCTGATTCTTCGAGATAAAAGCTCGAGGCAATGTTTTGGGAATCTGGCAGCGCTTCAGGAGAAGATAGTAACGGAACTGATGTTGTCTGCACAGGAAAACCCCGTAGACGGATCTCACATAAAAATGTAGGGAATGCAGAAATTCCTGATTTAGCAGCATTCAATGCTGCTCCAGGAATTCTCAGCCCCAGTGAACCTATCGACAATCTGATAAAAGCCTGAGGATCCATTGTAGTCAACAGTCTTTCCTCATTGATTTAAAATATCCAATCTTCAACAACTAAAGAACCCTGTCACATCAGTACAGATAAGGAACACAAGTTATGGCAAGAATTCTTGCATCAACAGAGTAACAAAATTCGCAGGTTATGGACATTGATTTTACGTATTGCTAGAATTATGTCTATATTTTAAGATAAACAAAGAAATATGTCAATAGCATAAAGAGAAGATACAACAAGAAGGATTAGGAGTTCCCCAAGAAAAAAGAGCCAGAAAACTGAAATACGGAAAAAGAAAACCAAACTGATGAAGCAAGGCTCTCCAGTCCCACGGTCCCACCTGCATGTGAATCAAATTCTCCTAACAAAGCCATTTGTGGAAGCTGAAGCGAAGCTAAGAATACTCCATCAAAGTGCTCCAACCATACACCTAATCATAGCAAAGAACTTTTCGCTCCTTTGCACATACCAAACCATCTAAAATGATGAAGACACAAGCTCCATAGAAGAAGGATTAGCACACGGCTCCCCAAAAGTTCCAAACAAATTTTCCCAAATGCCCAAGAATAAGTAGAATACATGTCCCAAATTAGCACATGGTTTGGTACCTGCATGTGAATCAAATTCTCCTAACAAATGCCCAAGAATAAGTAGAATACAAGAAGGGATTTCTTTTCATTGAAAATTAGTTTTCATTTTTCTGAATATTTGGGGTAAAAAGGTTAGGATGGCCTTTCAAGTTAATTAGGGTCAATAACAGCCACCATTCCTAAATTGAATATATCAAGTGTTAGAACTCTAGATTAGGTCATTCAATTCAGAGTGGAGGAACCATGGTCTTAAAAATCTCCACAGTCGtgtcaaatttttcaaaagttCCACTTTCCACCACCCTGAAATTGAATGTCTtacaaaatttccattgaaatttccaaaaatttgagatttaaatCTAAATTGAAATATTTatcttaatatatcttctttttgttcAAAATAAAGAAACAAGGACAATAAGCATGATGACTCGAAGAATTCTAAAATTTCAGGCAAAAACCTTTTATGCCAAAATTAGTACTATTTACAAAAGAACCAATATTTTATGTAGTTAATCCACCTAATTCACAGCATATTTGTCATTGATGTAtcttatttgtaatattttagctCTAAATATAGCATTATTTTGTCTATTAACAGTTTCTAGAGTTCAATTAAAAAATTCATGTTTTGcaccattttaaaaaaaatcaaaatcaaaatttccatatttttctatgcctcaaaattttaacatttttaaccCTTTAATAACAACAAATccaacataaatttaaattaaatactcAATTAATACACCACCAAAACAAGGAAACAGAACATTTGAAACCCTTTAATGACAGAAAATCCAACATAAATTTAAACTAAATACTCAACTAACACATCTCCAAATCAAGGAGTCTCTCCGAGCATGGAGGAAAGAATGCGTACATCTTACCCTCCTCAGACCCCCAATGGCCTGAGACCCTTGTGTGCTGGgtgttatattttatttgactATCAAACAACTCCAACATCAGCAACAAATACTAATCACATAAACATTAAGCATGTAGTTTTACACAAAC
This region of Malania oleifera isolate guangnan ecotype guangnan chromosome 10, ASM2987363v1, whole genome shotgun sequence genomic DNA includes:
- the LOC131166971 gene encoding uncharacterized protein LOC131166971 is translated as MDPQAFIRLSIGSLGLRIPGAALNAAKSGISAFPTFLCEIRLRGFPVQTTSVPLLSSPEALPDSQNIASSFYLEESDLKALLAPGCFYASHACLEISVFTGRKGSHCGVGIKRQQIGIFKLEVGPEWGEGKPIILFNGWIGIGKNRQDSGKPGAELHLRVKLDPDPRYIFQFEDVTTLSPQIVQLQGTIKQPIFSCKFSRDRVSQVDPLSTYWSTSTDSSDQETERRERKGWKVKIHDLSGSAVAAAFITTPFVASTGCDWVARSNPGAWLIVRPDACRPESWQPWGKLEAWRERGGKDTVCCRFNLLSEEREGGELLMSEIFINAEKGGEFFIDTERQIRAAATPIPSPQSSGDFSALSPVGVGFVMSCRVQGEGKSSKPLVQLAMRHVTCVEDAAIFMALAAAVDLSIEACRPFHRKFRRGTRHSF